Below is a window of Nicotiana tabacum cultivar K326 chromosome 19, ASM71507v2, whole genome shotgun sequence DNA.
TCCACGCCCCCATAGTCACCAGCTTGACCCCCAACTCCTGCACTTTAGCTTccgtcaaggctccccacttTATCCTATGTTGGCTATACATCGCCCTCTTCCTCATCTTCCTCGTGATCTCAAGGTCCATGACCAGGAGCCTATGAAGGGTCGagaggttctcactcgggatgaCCTTGCAATTCGTGCAAAGGCTTCTATCAGACTTCTTGCAGAGtaaataatcaatctgagtctcgGCCACCGAACTCCGAAAGGTGACCAAGTGCTCCCTCTTCTTCGGGAAACTCGAGTTTgctaacaccaaatcaaatgctctAGCAAAGTCCAGCAGAGACGTTCCTCCTCCGTTTCTATCTCCAAAACCAAAACCACCATGCACATCAACATACCCCCCAGACGTCGCTCCAATGTGGccgttgaaatctcctcctatgaaaagCTTCTCGATATGCGGGATACCACGCACCATCTCATCTAAATCCTCCCAGAAACGCCTCTTGacttcctcatccaagcctgcttaGGGTGCGTACACACTGATTATGTTCAAAGTAAAACCTCCAACAACTAGCTTAAAAGTCATCAGCCTGTCATTCACTCTCCTAACCTCCACCATTAGTTCACGGAGATCCTTATCAACCAAGATACCTACTCCATTCCTGCCCCCACCCTCCAAGAATACCAAAGTTTGAAACTGCCCACATCCCGCGCCTTATCtcctacccacctagtctcctgtacacaagctatattaatcttccttttCTCGAGAATTTTCGCTAACTCTACAGATTCTCCAGTCAAAGTTCCTATGTTCCAAGACCCCACTCTCAGCCTAGTAGCTCCCTTAGCCCTCTTACCCCTCTTAACCTCGCACCCCCTCCCACACGCTGACACTCCCGAGGACAAGACCTTACCCTACCATCGTTCACCAAACCCACTATAATCTAGGAATCACTACACAAGCACAATCCCGAAAACAAgcgacaaaaataaaatgaattttcgaaATATAATCTACCACTAAAGGTCGCAAAACaagtgaaaaaataaaataaaggaactaACGGAaactataatctacaactaaaggtcagaaaacaggtgaagaaataaaataaaggaactaaaagaactataatctacaactaaagaATAGAAAAACAggtgaagaaaaaaaacaaaggaactataatctacaactaaagaATAGAAAAGCATGTGaagaaataaaacaaaggaactaaaggaactataatctacaactaaagaATAGAAAAACAGGTGaagaaataaaacaaaggaactataatctacaactaaaggaTAGAAAAATAGGTGAATACACTAAATAAGAGTACAAGTAATTAAAATAACTATAATCTACATACTAGAAATCCCAAGACAATTACTATCAAGAAAGTAGACGAGCAAATACACTAATTAAGAGTACAAGTAGATAATCAAGAATTAGGTTGAATCTATCCCAAACTAACTGGTTAACAAGGAAAATAGAATTACTGATTGAAGAataggaggtaccaactcccgataaAAGTAAACAAGAGCGACGGAACCTGGATTGTAGACGGACTGCCAAATCGACTAGACCCTAGTTGGATGTCGCCTTGAGCCAAGATACCCGCCGGAAATCTGACCTCCAACTGCAGCGCCGACCACCCGAATGGAAAACTGCTCACCGGAAAACTGCCTGACTTGAATTCCACAGCCGACGCTGTAGTCTGCGCCGGAAATCTGATCGGAGAACCTGTTCACAAACACACCACACACACACGCAGAACGAAATGGGAGGGAACGGAGTTGGGGAAAGAGAGAACGCCCGCTTTGTGTTCAAGAAAAGAAAGAAGCGGCAGTGTAGCAGAGAGAAGGGAGCCACTTGTAGCCAGCCTTTTCAGTATCCAGTGATCAGCCACTTGCTGGATCTTGATTTTCCCAGAAACTAGGTAGTAATTTTTCAAGAAGGGAGCCTCCTATAGTGGACGTTAATTTTCAGTTTCAAAACAAAATTCTGATAATCCTATCTAAGCTTTAAGTCTTCATCATACATGAGAAAACTTCCTTAATAACCACACCTCAATTTGGCTAATCATTTTCCTATTGCGTAGATAGTTAAAGCCAAGTTCCTTTGTCAATCCTGATCGCCTAAAAGCCATGATGTCCAATATAGTTTGATGATTGACTCGAATAAGATACTATTGAACAAAGTAGAAGCTTAATTCAATGAGAACCACGTTGAGCAGCAGTTTTCATACAGGTTCTACTAGGGCAGGTACACACAAAGGATATGTGCCAACATGCAAGATGTCCCCCAAACTTGAATTCAGAGAAATGCGCCTAGCTTCTAGTTGGTGAACtagcaaatcaaatcaaatcaaattcgGATAGGTTAGTGTATATAGCATTTGTTTACCAGAACAACATCATAAGATATAGATATAACGCAACTAGCTTACACAGAACCCAACTCAATTAGGATCTTATGCAGAAATCATATATATCGAACATAAAGAAGGATGCTTTCTGCAAGTTCCAACGAAGTTGGAGCAAACCAATATACATGCTCAGAGAGGGAAAAATATGATTGACAAAAAAATGGGGCATAGAAATGACTCAGCTGCACTTTACTCCTCCATAAGAACAATGATTATCCAACATATAGCAGCCTTTATTTCAAGGCGAACAAAGCATACACCACCTTCCATCCCATTTGACAAACACCCAAAAGAAACTTCGGTGAACAAAGTTCAATATAATACCCCTCTCCATCCCATTTGACAGACACCAAAAGATACTATGGTGAACAAATTTTTCAAACACCACCCTCCATTCCATTTAACAAACATCCAAAAGATAATAATGGATTTCACTCGAACtaataacttcaaacaataaaaGACCTAATCATCACTAAAATTAGAAACCCTAAAAGATCACTtgagaaattatataatattgGAGTGTCCCGCCGATAGATGTAACATAGCAAAACTGATATTCATCTCACACATGACTACAACTTGCAAGCTTCACTAACATTCGAATACAGAAAACTAACAAACAGTACTATTAATAAAAGATTCACTTCAGTGCAGAAATGCATATACAGCAGTAGAAATATAAACCACAAGAGCAGAGGTGACCAGAATGATCAAGGCCGTGACAGCATGAATTGCAGATTTACTCCCACAAGATAACATCCCGAGCCGAATCTCAATCACATTGACCATTGAAAGCATCAAGAACAAACACCCCATTACAGATCCAACAGCAGAGCCCAACATCCCAAGCCTCAGCACTTTCGGATTAATGTGAGCCTTAAAAGCCTCATCAACATCTTTGCTATTCAAAAGATTAATTGCCAATTTAAGGCCCTGTGCAACAAgtgaagagaagagaaaaaagcTGAATGAGACAACCTCAAATACCAACAATTTCCTGACCACTTCAATGCCAGCATCACAAGCTGTACGGTCCTCGAGACTTTTCTGGCCAGGTGTGGTTAAAGAAAGACCCACAAAGACTGCAATGGTGAAAAGTGAGTTCACATTCACTAGCCCGTCTAAAGCAGTGACGTGGACACTGGTTGTTGCAGCTGAATTAGAAGATGACGGGGTTAAGGTAGCTCTTCTTGGTTGTGGGGATAAGTATTCTTTTGGGTATGTCTCAGATCTGCGAAAATTTCAAGAAAAAACATATAAAAGCTACAATATCTACAAATGAATGAACAAAAACAGAGACATAAATCACAAATGTAGATAGGGAGGTGAAATATTACTCTTCCATGATCTAAAGTTGGATTTTTTAGCAGGTTTCAAGAGAAATCAAGAGTTGCTGCTGATGCTTCTTGTTGTGCTTTACAGTTGCTTGAAATGTTGGTGTTTTCAATTTCCTGGAGTAGAAAGGAAAGTTGTAGAAAAATGGTAATGGAAAGAAGTGCGTTGCAGCCTTTGCTCCTTGCTTTACTGCTTTGCTTTTGCCTTTTGGGTTTTTGGATTGTAGTGGCGCCGTTGTTGGGTTTGGAATTGGGAATGGGTGAGAACGGAGACAGAGATTGGAAAAAATTGAAAGGGACACGAAAGTCAAATATGGTCAATTTCTAACCATCATGTCCCTACGGAGATTGAATCGGAAAGTTTAGAAAAACAATCTTTGCCAAATGCCTACTAATATGTCATTTTCATTTTAGATTACACGCTTAGTTCATTATTATCCGTTTAtgtatatatctatatctatatttagaAAAAAAAGTCTTTAacgaaatatcgttcgtcttttttaccatttaaaaATAAAGTTCACACTAGATAAAATAATCATTTGATTATTTCCCTAAaatttaggaatagtcatttaattaattcTCTACTATTTAGGAATATCCATGtaattaattttttactttttaggaatagtaattaaattatttccataaaataaattaaaatttgaccTTATATAAATTAGTgtttatttaaattatgtaacttaataatttttatgaaataggGACCCatgaaaattcttcaaacaaAATCTAAGAAATTAATTTCAATTTATCGTCATTCAGATTTGTTGCTCTACGTTTAGGAGTTTCTGTGTTATGGTACTATAACCAATTAAGCattcataatttaattattttatttaaaaaacagTAAGAAACAACAAATAAAGTTGGTTACTGAATTAGAGCACAAAAATTAAAACTACAAATAATGTTGgctacttcttttctttttttctatatttgagttatacatgattttattggttaaattctttttttatttgtattatatAAAGCCAAATACTCCTATAAAAGAAGTCATTAATGACCTTATTCAagttattttatcttatttaaattaattaatttgtttataatattttttttattgttcgTAAACGTAAGCTAGGGACATGAACATATGAATTTTATAAAGAAATCTTTAAACTTCATTCAACATATATTTTTTCCCAAATTAGATATATAAACTATTGTATATGTATCAATTTTCTATAATTATTTTCCTGTAAATATTCTTTGTCATTAAAAGTGTAGTCCattttttgacttattttttttaaagtatttgctTATTGACTTAGGGAATACGCGCAAAGCACATACCGTTTAGTATTAGgtcacaaaaataacaaaaactttCATAGATATTTCCATAATTCGTTAGAAATCGTAATAAGGCATCTAAGGATTTATGTAGAGAAaaatttcttcctttattaagatagCTATATGGGATCAATATTTACTAATTTCAAAAACTCATACTTAGAAACTTATATATTCATTGATATGGGGTACACACGTGAAACGCGTACCCTATATTAAAGTACAaagacccttagcgaaatgtcgttcgccgtTTATGCCCCTTATTAATATATTTATATTGGATAAAATAGTAATTCAACTTATTTTTCTACTGTAAGAATAGTCATTAATTCTTTTTTAATACTAAAAATAGCCATTTAATTATTTGCCTAATGTTTAGGACTACTTAGCTAAATATCATTCatcttttttattctttaaaaatagatttcctgctagataaaatagtaatttaattattttcctaagatTTTGAACTTTAAAGTCAACTAAAACTTTGCTTATTAAAgctttccttatttaaatttCTATATATAAATTCCTATTCTAATATTAGGACagttaaaattaattataatttaCCTTATATAAAATCAAACAACTTGTTTataatgtataaattatttattaattaatttgggtatacgcgcaaagcgcgtactaTAAGATTAGTTATTATAAGAGTGGGAACACCAAAAGCTAAAAGTTGAATTACTAAAATACCCCTCTAAATAATCCAAATACCTTacttatacaaaaaaataaataagtaagTAAATTAAAAAACCAAATTTAGTCGaaggttttaatctccaaaaaCAGAATACAGATtacaataaataattttcttaagattGTTAGACAATCTGTATTACTATAATTAATAACGAAACAATAATCTTTCTAaaacagaaaacagaaacagaaaaaataatttcggaataaatcgagcccactgaatgcacagtgtgtccttaagaaaattattcccctaaAGTACCCGAAGtgctggaatattatcctcccaggatagaacgatggTGTCAGCGAACCACTCAATGGTAGTAAATCACACTGCAATAGATTTGTGCATAAGAAGAATAAGTCTTGAAGTTCAGAAAATTCGTAAGGAAAAATCTAAGGAATCAAACAAATTTATATCCAATGGAAGTACTCAGTCACTTAAAAATGGGAggaaaatttaaatcaaaatccGGGGAAAAAGTGAATCGGGTCGCGCACGGATCCGGTTCGGGTTAGATATTTggctaatttaattaatattttattaaataattaaagaaattttatccaaaaagattaatcaatcaatcgccGAAGTCGAGCGACGACGACACAAGGCTTACTTACTTTCTAACTTATTTAACACCAAGAGAAGTGCTTTCTCAATATAAGcatattcactttttttttcaccaccaatgagggacactgtaatgatccgaccggtcgtttgaAGTATATTAGCCcagatcccctatttactgtttgccccgtatctttttctacttatgtgacttgccaggagtttttatttttggtttcggagtgttttgggacactaagtccctaaaacggaagcttaagtcttaggatttctTTCCAtagtcgaaactgtgtgaagaagacttcggaatggagttttgtcggttctgttagccccgttgggtgattttggtctgaggagcgtgtccgaattgtgttttggaggtccgtagctcatttaggcttgaaatggcgaaagtcaaatttttggagttttgggccaaTAGTGaagtttttgatatcggggtcggattccgattccggaagtgggagtaggtctgtaatgttgattatgacttgtgtgaaaaatttgaggtcaatcggacgtggtttgataggtttcgacatcggctgtaaaattttgaagtttcaagttctttaagtttgaattggagggtgttTCGTGATTTTagagttgtttgaggtgatttgagggctagactaagtttgtatggtgttttaggatttgttggtatgtttggttgaggtctcggggggcctaaggtgagttttggatggttatcgGATCATATTTGGACTTGGAAGATTTTTCTGGTATTGGTTCtactgtaatcgcacctgcgcaaggttgctcgcaggtgcgagcaaatTGGCGCAAAAGCGGATTTGTGCAGCCTGAGctaggatcgcaggtgcgaggttagtTCCATATCtacgatgcccgcagatgcgagagaGGAATCGCAGATGCGAAGTTACTGAAGAAGCGCAAAGGATTTTCGCAGGCgcgcacgcgcaggtgcggcccttttatCGCAGATGCGGACACAGAAGGGGTAAGTgaattgcgcagatgcgcacatTTTCTGCACAAGAGCAcctgcaggtgcgagcccaggctccgcaagtgtgaaaatacctgggcagtgcttaaaaccgaagggctttgcgatttttgtcattttggactttgcaaactcggtttaggacGATGTTTGAGAGAAGTTATGAGAGATTTCTTGatgtaagtcccttgtgcttattttcgatcaataatcttgcttcctcatctattttttcacctagttagtgtgtatttaaggtggaatttgggagtttgagactagggatttacaaagtttgatttgaggatttgaaggaccatttggtgtcggattttagtagattttatatggttagactcatgagtgaatgggatttcggATATTTTGACTTTTGtccgatttcgagacatgggctcgggTCGACGTTTTAGGAcagattttgaaatttttatctAAATTTTGATTTCATTAATAAGATTAgtttattgtagttgtatttatgatatgtaattgttttggctagatttgggccattaggagtcggatattcgtggaaaaggcattcttaccgattgattgagcttggttcgaggtaagtggcttgcctaaccttgtgtaggggaactCCCCGTAAGAATTgtactgtttttgatatatgagcgtcgtgtacgtgaggtgacgagtatgtacacgggctaagTATGTAAAAAAAACCCGATTTTCTAATAAataataacctgatttcttccttATTTGAGTTTTATCAGTATGTGTAGTATTGTGCTagattagaatagcatgcctacatgccttaactgtttacttgaactacgtgcagcatgtttagtaaaTTTACCAGTCTTTCCTTAACTGAtacttaggttgaactgtagaatttCGTGCCGTAATTATTGAATTCTATTATTTttgctacatatttactttgggactacggaacagtattccgggagatccccttgtactgcatatttactttgggactacagaacggtattccgggagatccctctgtactgcacatttacgtttgggactacgagacggtatctcgtgATATCCCccgttgtgtttctgtgtactgagctattaccttctatgatttcattcttttcaatttcagcctttattttactgcggtattatactctatcttgttttattatatatttaccagtagggccctgacctgacctcgtcactactcgaccgaggttaggcttgacacttattgggtaccgattgtggtgtactcatgctactctctgcacattttttttatctgcagatccaggtactccttatcagccgcaTTATCAGTGAGtggggacagctttggagacttcaaggtatatctgtcgcgtccgtagacctcggagtctccttttactctttctcatgtccattattttctgtatttttcctttgttagactttgatgtataaaGACACTAGATTTTCTTTctatagtttgtgattcacgatgttccgggttttgggattgctgtgtatttttgaatatatGGTTATTGTACATACCAAGCAACATAGTTCctagttagttgttaaatttatgtttttattttattattccgcaaatgttaggcttacctagttgtagagac
It encodes the following:
- the LOC107806728 gene encoding uncharacterized protein LOC107806728; this encodes MEESETYPKEYLSPQPRRATLTPSSSNSAATTSVHVTALDGLVNVNSLFTIAVFVGLSLTTPGQKSLEDRTACDAGIEVVRKLLVFEVVSFSFFLFSSLVAQGLKLAINLLNSKDVDEAFKAHINPKVLRLGMLGSAVGSVMGCLFLMLSMVNVIEIRLGMLSCGSKSAIHAVTALIILVTSALVVYISTAVYAFLH